The nucleotide sequence GCGCAGGCAGTGATCTGCCACAGATAGCAGGGTGTTGACATCTGGCGGCATGTAAATTCGCACCACATCCGGACTCTTGTTTAGCACGATATCAATAAACCCTGGATCCTGGTGAGTAAACCCATTGTGATCCTGCCGCCACACCGTAGAGGTAATCAGTAGATTAAGAGAGGCAACCTCTTCACGCCAGTGAATGTGATTGCAGATTGACAACCATTTAGCATGCTGGTTGAACATAGAGTCAATCACATGGGCAAAGGATTCATAGGTGGAGAAAAAGCCATGTCGCCCAGTCAGCAAATAACCTTCCAGCCAGCCCTCCAGCGTATGCTCACTCAACATCTCCATAACGCGACCATCAGGCGACAGTTCACCACCGTCTTCATCTTCTGGCAGGTAATCAGCAATCCAGAACTTTTTGCTGACTTCATAAATGGCACCTAATTTATTCGAGGTGTTTTCATCGGGTCCAAACACTCGAAAATTCGTCATGTTATTTTTCATGACATCCCGCAGAAAAACACCCAGTGGGGTTGTGTTGGCAGCCTCGATCATGCCAGGCTTATCAACCTGTACCCCATACTGGCGGAAATCAGGCATGTTCAGCTCATGCAACAGTAGCCCCCCGTTGGCATAGGGAGTGGAACCAAGTCGCTTATCCCCAACGGGAGCCATTTCTTTGATCTCAGGCAGCAATGTGCCATTGGCATCAAACAGTTCTTCTGGTTTGTAGCGCTTCATCCACGCTTCTAATTGCTGCACATTCTCAGGATTGTTGTGCATCCCGCCCATCGGCACCTGGTGCGATCGCCAGAAACCTTCTACCTTGTGACCATCGACATAATCGGGGCCGGTCCAGCCCTTGGGCGATCGCAGTACGATCATGGGCCAGATGGGACGGGTCGCAACACCACTAGAACGGGCTTCCTGCTGAATGCTGTGAATCTTGGCAATGCAGTGGTCCAGGGTAGCTGCCATCGCCTGGTGCATGGATTCAGGCTCGGAACCTTCGACAAAGTAGGGTTCATATCCATAGCCCTCGAACAATGCCTTCAGTTCTCGATGACTGATGCGGGAGAGGATTGTCGGATTGTTGATTTTGTAGCCATTCAGGTGCAGAACGGGCAGCACTGCCCCATCTCGAATGGGATTGATGAATTTGTTGGAATGCCAGGACGTGGCGAGGGGACCTGTTTCAGACTCTCCATCACCGGGCATTGACACAACAATCAAGTTTGGATTGTCGAACGCCGCACCAAACGCATGGGAGAGGCTATAACCGAGTTCACCACCCTCATGGATGGAACCCGGTGTTTCAGGGGTGCAATGACTTCCGACGCCGCCGGGGAATGAAAACTGTTTGAAAAATCGCTTCATTCCAGCTTCGTTCTCGCCACATTCCGAGTAGAACCGGGAATAGCTTCCTTCCAGATAGCAGGGTCCCAGAAAACCCGGTGCTCCATGCCCCGCCCCCACCATGAACAGCATATCCTGGTCAAATTTCTTAATGACTCGATTGAGGTGAGTGTAGAGAAAGCTGATCCCAGGGCTGGAACCCCAGTGCCCCAGTAACCGTTGCTTAATGTGTTCAGGCTTGAGGGGTTCTTTGAGTAAAGGGTTATCTCGCAGATAAATCATCCCAACAGCCAGATAG is from Leptothermofonsia sichuanensis E412 and encodes:
- a CDS encoding phosphoketolase family protein — protein: MVATPPKPTTDTSTSAFGHARSTIEGSPLSADELHKMHAFWRAANYLAVGMIYLRDNPLLKEPLKPEHIKQRLLGHWGSSPGISFLYTHLNRVIKKFDQDMLFMVGAGHGAPGFLGPCYLEGSYSRFYSECGENEAGMKRFFKQFSFPGGVGSHCTPETPGSIHEGGELGYSLSHAFGAAFDNPNLIVVSMPGDGESETGPLATSWHSNKFINPIRDGAVLPVLHLNGYKINNPTILSRISHRELKALFEGYGYEPYFVEGSEPESMHQAMAATLDHCIAKIHSIQQEARSSGVATRPIWPMIVLRSPKGWTGPDYVDGHKVEGFWRSHQVPMGGMHNNPENVQQLEAWMKRYKPEELFDANGTLLPEIKEMAPVGDKRLGSTPYANGGLLLHELNMPDFRQYGVQVDKPGMIEAANTTPLGVFLRDVMKNNMTNFRVFGPDENTSNKLGAIYEVSKKFWIADYLPEDEDGGELSPDGRVMEMLSEHTLEGWLEGYLLTGRHGFFSTYESFAHVIDSMFNQHAKWLSICNHIHWREEVASLNLLITSTVWRQDHNGFTHQDPGFIDIVLNKSPDVVRIYMPPDVNTLLSVADHCLRSKNYINVIVSDKQLHLQYHDMESAIKNCTKGIDIWEWASNDQGVEPDVVLATAGDIPTKESLAATWMLREHFPDLKIRFVNVIDLFKLQPESEHPHGLSDRDFDSLFTPDKPVIFNFHGYPWLIHRLTYRRTNHNNIHVRGYKEKGNINTPLDLAIQNQIDRFSIAIDVIDRVPKLKVAGAHAKEMLKDEQIACTNYAYDHGIDRPDIVNWKWPY